TGACCAACAAATCACAATTACCTTGTGCGCAGCAAGTACTCCGTTTAAAGAGTCAGACACACCTGAAGAAGTATTAGAACGACTCAATAAAACACTTAACAAAGCCAAACAGCGCGGTAACAACCAACTTGTTTGGGACTAAGACTGCCCTAGATTTAATTTATTTCATTTTTTCAAATACTTATCACATACCATATCCCTCAATGTTTGCTAAGCTAATGATTAACATTCGCTTAACAAGCATTCTTGGCAAGCAATGCTGTATTTAAAAGAGCAACGCTGTCGTAATCGTTTCGTCTGGTTAATTCTCTCGCCTTTAACCAAACACTTTCAACGTTAGCTTCTCATCTCGAACTAAAGGGCCACTTCCAACGTCCCCTAGTTCTTTTCAACAAGGAGGCACTATGATCACTCATATCAGCCCTGCCGGTAGCATGGATTTACTCTCTCAACTTGAAGTTGAGCGTCTTAAGAAAACCGCATCTAGTGATCTGTACCAGCTTTATCGTAACTGTACGTTAGCGGTACTCAACTCGGGTAGCCACACCGACAACTCCAAAGAGCTGCTCGATAAATATCAATCGTTTGATGTTGAGGTCGTGCGCCGTGAGCGCGGGATCAAGCTTGAACTGAGCAACCCTCCAGAACATGCCTTTGTCGATGGTGAAATCATCAAGGGTATCCAAGAACACTTATTCTCAGTGTTGCGCGACATTGTCTATGTCAACATGCACCTTGCAGATAACCAAAGACTCAACCTAACCAATGCCACTCATATTACCAACCTTGTATTTGGCATTTTGAGAAATGCAGGCGCACTTACGCCAGGTATCGAACCTAACCTGATCGTGTGCTGGGGTGGTCATTCAATTAATGCCACTGAATACCAATACACTCGCGAAGTGGGGAATGAACTTGGCCTGCGTGAGCTGAATATCTGTACCGGTTGTGGACCGGGGGCAATGGAAGGGCCAATGAAAGGGGCTGCCATTGGTCACGCTAAACAGCGCTATACCGACCACCGTTACTTAGGGCTAACTGAACCATCAATCATTGCGGCTGAGCCACCAAACCCGATAGTGAACGAACTGGTGATAATGCCAGATATCGAGAAGCGTCTTGAGGCATTCGTTCGTATGGCGCATGGCATCATTATTTTCCCCGGTGGTCCAGGCACGGCTGAGGAGCTGCTGTATATCTTAGGGATCATGATGCACCCAAATAACGTCGACCAACCCATGCCGATTGTTTTAACAGGCTCAAAAGAGAGTGAAGCTTACTTCCGTTCTATCGACAAGTTCATCGGCGAAACCTTAGGGCCTGATGCGCAAAAACACTATGAGATCGTAATTGATGACCCAGCACGCGCTGCGAAAATCATGAAGCAGGCAATGCCAGATGTACGCTCTCACCGTAAAGAGACTGGCGATGCCTACAGCTACAACTGGTCACTGCATATTGAACCTGAGTTCCAACTGCCATTCGACCCTACGCATGAATCTATGGCGGCGCTTGATCTGCATATGGATCAGAAAACAGAAAGCCTTGCGGCTAATCTACGTAAAGCCTTCTCAGGAATTGTGGCAGGTAACGTCAAAGCTGAAGGTATTTTGGAGATAGAGGAACATGGCCCCTTCCTGATTGATGGCGACAAAGAGCTGATGACAAAAATGGACCAGCTGCTGAATGACTTTGTTGAACAACATCGAATGAAACTGCCGGGCGGCACTGACTATGTACCTTGCTATAAAATTATGCCTAGCAGCGAATAACAGCAAGTAACTGATAACAAGCCACAAGCATAAAGTTAAACAAGTCATGACGTTTACGTCACCAAAGTTTCAACTCACCAAGTGATACGTTACTATAAGGGGCTAGCAGCCCCTTATTTATTGCCTATTTAGTGGAAACTTATGTCTATCCATCTTGTTATTATCGATGCCTTGAACCTCATCCGACGCGTGCACTCTGTTCAGCCGGACCCAACCGATATAGCAAGAACCATCACCACGACTGCTCGTACTCTTAATCGCATCCTAAACGAATCAAAGCCCACTCATATCATTGCGGTATTTGATCATCATTTACAAGATCGAGGTTGGCGCGCGGAAGTCCTTCCTGCTTATAAGCAAAACCGTAAGCCGATGCCAGAACCATTGATGAAAGGTCTCGATGCGATTCAACAAGCTTGGTGGGAATTAGGTATTGATTCACTGCTCTCTGACGGCGATGAAGCGGATGATCTCGTCGCAACATTGGCAAAGAAAGTCGCTGACCACGGAGAAACTGTCACTATCATTTCCACGGATAAGGGCTACTGCCAACTGTTGTCACCAACGCTTCAGATCCGTGATTATTTCCAACACCGTTGGTTAGATAAGCCCTTTATCGAAGCGGAATTTGGCGTAAAGCCAGAGCAACTGGCAGATTACTGGGGATTAACGGGCGTCAGCTCAAGCCAAGTCCCCGGAATTCCAGGTATAGGGCCAAAAGCAGCCAAAGAGATATTAACGACATACCCTGATATCGAAACAGCATTCCTAGCTGAAGACTTACCGAAAAAGTATCGTAAGAAATTCGATGAGCATATCGAGTCGGCTCGCGTATGTAAGCTCGTTTCTGCACTCAAAACAGACATCGATTTAGGTTTTAATCTGCAAGATATTCGCTACGAAGCTGTGTCTTAATCCGACGTTACAAATTTAGTCATTAAAAGCTAACCGTTAGAAATAGATCGCTTATAAATCAACAAATTAGAAACTCAATCATTAGAAAGCAGAAAAGCCTTAGTCTGAACTAAGGCTTTTTTGTTGTTTCATTTTAAGACGAAACATTGCACTTATACTGATAACTCTCTATTTCTAGAGTAACTTTCAGCTAAGAGCAGATTAGAAGCTATAAGCGATAGAAGCTTTAAAGTTACGACCCGCTTCATAGCTGGTGTACTTTTCTGAACCCCAAGAGATACCAAAACCAGTATGCTCAGCGTACTTCTTATCAAGCAGGTTATCGATACCAAGGTTCATCTCTAGGTCTTTAGC
Above is a window of Vibrio atlanticus DNA encoding:
- the ppnN gene encoding nucleotide 5'-monophosphate nucleosidase PpnN — encoded protein: MITHISPAGSMDLLSQLEVERLKKTASSDLYQLYRNCTLAVLNSGSHTDNSKELLDKYQSFDVEVVRRERGIKLELSNPPEHAFVDGEIIKGIQEHLFSVLRDIVYVNMHLADNQRLNLTNATHITNLVFGILRNAGALTPGIEPNLIVCWGGHSINATEYQYTREVGNELGLRELNICTGCGPGAMEGPMKGAAIGHAKQRYTDHRYLGLTEPSIIAAEPPNPIVNELVIMPDIEKRLEAFVRMAHGIIIFPGGPGTAEELLYILGIMMHPNNVDQPMPIVLTGSKESEAYFRSIDKFIGETLGPDAQKHYEIVIDDPARAAKIMKQAMPDVRSHRKETGDAYSYNWSLHIEPEFQLPFDPTHESMAALDLHMDQKTESLAANLRKAFSGIVAGNVKAEGILEIEEHGPFLIDGDKELMTKMDQLLNDFVEQHRMKLPGGTDYVPCYKIMPSSE
- the xni gene encoding flap endonuclease Xni; translated protein: MSIHLVIIDALNLIRRVHSVQPDPTDIARTITTTARTLNRILNESKPTHIIAVFDHHLQDRGWRAEVLPAYKQNRKPMPEPLMKGLDAIQQAWWELGIDSLLSDGDEADDLVATLAKKVADHGETVTIISTDKGYCQLLSPTLQIRDYFQHRWLDKPFIEAEFGVKPEQLADYWGLTGVSSSQVPGIPGIGPKAAKEILTTYPDIETAFLAEDLPKKYRKKFDEHIESARVCKLVSALKTDIDLGFNLQDIRYEAVS